A single Ziziphus jujuba cultivar Dongzao chromosome 11, ASM3175591v1 DNA region contains:
- the LOC107432980 gene encoding cytochrome P450 86A8 produces the protein MEITTALLLFTAVSVYLLWFKFIVRSLRGPRVWPLLGSLPGLIQNSDRLHDWIFDNLRACGGTYQTCIWAVPFFAKKQGLVTVTCDPKNLEHILKTRFDNYPKGPKWHAVFHDLLGDGIFNSDGDTWRFQRKTAALEFTTRTLRQAMARWVSRAIKLRFCPILEAAELNGEPVDLQDLLLRLTFDNICGLAFGQDPQTCAPRLQANVFASAFDRATEASLQRYILPEAIWKVKKWLRLGMEVNMSQSLDQIGEYLSNVIKDRKLELLSQQKDGNPHDDLLSRFMKKESYSDSFLQHVALNFILAGRDTSSAALSWFFWLVIQNPTVEEKILREICTVLMETRGHDVSTWMDDPLGFEEADRLVYLTAALSETLRLYPSVPEDAKHVVQDDVLPDGTFVPAGSSVTYSIYSTGRMRSTWGDDCLEFRPERWLSPDGKKVMKPEPFKYVAFNAGPRICLGKELAYLQMKSIAAAVLLRHRLTVVSGHRVEQKMSLTLFMKYGLMVNVERRDLEGVFGRVKKELMLLHENNNDNGKDVDVGIDVKCNGVG, from the coding sequence ATGGAGATAACGACGGCTTTGCTGCTATTTACGGCCGTCAGCGTTTATCTATTATGGTTCAAGTTCATCGTACGGTCGCTTAGAGGTCCACGTGTCTGGCCCTTATTGGGCAGTCTACCCGGTTTGATTCAGAATTCTGATCGCTTGCATGACTGGATCTTCGACAACCTCCGCGCGTGTGGTGGCACGTACCAGACCTGCATTTGGGCCGTTCCTTTCTTCGCCAAGAAACAAGGCCTCGTGACCGTCACGTGCGACCCGAAGAACCTGGAGCACATTTTGAAGACCCGGTTCGATAATTACCCGAAAGGGCCCAAATGGCACGCTGTTTTCCACGATCTGCTTGGTGATGGGATCTTCAATTCAGATGGCGACACGTGGCGGTTTCAGAGGAAAACGGCCGCTTTGGAATTCACCACCAGGACTCTCCGTCAAGCTATGGCTCGGTGGGTTAGCCGAGCTATCAAGCTCAGATTCTGTCCCATTCTCGAAGCGGCTGAGCTTAATGGTGAGCCGGTCGATTTACAAGACTTATTGCTACGGCTCACCTTTGATAACATATGCGGCTTGGCGTTCGGACAAGATCCGCAGACTTGCGCGCCGAGGCTCCAAGCCAACGTCTTCGCGTCGGCTTTCGATCGAGCCACTGAAGCTTCTCTTCAGCGGTATATTTTGCCGGAGGCTATATGGAAGGTGAAGAAATGGCTTCGGCTTGGGATGGAAGTCAATATGAGCCAAAGCTTAGACCAAATAGGGGAGTATTTATCCAATGTGATTAAAGATCGTAAGCTCGAGTTGCTGAGTCAGCAAAAAGATGGAAATCCACACGATGATTTGCTCTCCAGGTTCATGAAGAAAGAGTCCTACTCAGACTCGTTCCTCCAACACGTGGCGCTCAATTTCATCCTAGCTGGAAGAGACACGTCATCAGCCGCGCTGAGCTGGTTCTTCTGGTTGGTCATACAGAACCCTACCGTAGAGGAAAAAATCCTCCGCGAGATCTGCACCGTCCTCATGGAGACACGTGGCCACGATGTCTCCACGTGGATGGACGATCCTTTGGGGTTCGAAGAAGCCGACCGCCTTGTATACCTGACCGCCGCGCTATCAGAAACCCTGAGGCTGTACCCGTCGGTGCCGGAGGACGCAAAGCATGTGGTCCAAGACGATGTCTTGCCAGACGGGACATTCGTGCCGGCGGGATCGTCGGTGACGTATTCGATATACTCGACCGGGAGGATGAGGTCGACGTGGGGAGACGACTGCCTGGAATTCCGGCCGGAGAGGTGGTTGTCGCCGGACGGAAAGAAGGTCATGAAGCCGGAGCCGTTCAAGTACGTGGCGTTCAATGCGGGACCGAGGATCTGCTTGGGAAAGGAGCTCGCTTACCTGCAGATGAAATCGATCGCCGCCGCCGTGCTGCTCCGACACCGGCTGACGGTGGTTTCCGGCCACCGGGTGGAGCAGAAGATGTCGTTGACTCTGTTCATGAAGTATGGACTGATGGTGAATGTGGAGAGGAGGGATTTAGAGGGCGTGTTTGGGAGGGTGAAAAAGGAGTTAATGTTGTTGCATgagaataataatgataacgGGAAAGACGTGGACGTTGGGATCGACGTTAAATGTAACGGAGTTGGTTAG